A stretch of Ferribacterium limneticum DNA encodes these proteins:
- a CDS encoding adenylate/guanylate cyclase domain-containing protein, with product MSQQPFLQSLRTAGINPNDDAETRLKKSLLIFATGLVCLGSMLWLFLYGQMGPQFSANAPFVFQLLLVGNLLYYFRSGNFDLFRYTQLALFLFAPFAVQWSIGNFITASGTSLWGLLAPIGAVLFFGVRESLAWFFAYIFLTALSGFFDYFLADSLASNSPKVSTRTSVFFFALNFAAISSIVYLLLRYAVQEKAKAQACLEETHRLLQDEQDRSERLLLNILPGPIAERLKHDSQAIADGFADVTVMFVDIVNFTRIAEGMTPQQVFAMLNRIFSSFDELAEQYGMEKIKTIGDAYMVAGGLNNEQNNYTQSIAELAIAMRDLLHRDFTVNDMHLDVRIGIGTGPVVAGVVGKKKFIYDLWGDTVNLASRITSEGTPGMIQLDATTYHRLAGHFIFDAPLTLHLKGKGNTAVYRLIGPQDESKRLARA from the coding sequence GTGAGCCAGCAGCCTTTCCTCCAGTCTCTCCGTACCGCCGGCATCAACCCGAATGATGACGCCGAGACGCGGCTGAAAAAATCCTTACTGATTTTTGCCACGGGCCTCGTCTGTCTCGGTTCCATGCTCTGGCTTTTCCTGTACGGCCAGATGGGGCCGCAGTTTTCGGCCAATGCTCCCTTCGTTTTCCAACTGCTTCTGGTCGGCAACCTGCTTTATTACTTCCGTAGCGGCAATTTCGATCTATTCCGCTACACGCAACTGGCGCTTTTCCTTTTCGCCCCCTTTGCCGTGCAGTGGAGCATCGGCAACTTCATCACGGCCAGCGGCACCAGTCTGTGGGGTTTGCTGGCGCCAATCGGCGCGGTGCTCTTCTTCGGCGTCCGCGAATCGCTGGCCTGGTTCTTCGCCTACATATTCCTGACGGCACTCTCCGGATTTTTCGATTATTTCCTGGCCGACAGCCTGGCCAGCAATAGCCCCAAGGTGTCGACCAGAACCAGCGTCTTCTTCTTTGCGCTGAATTTCGCTGCCATTTCCAGCATCGTTTATCTGCTCCTGCGTTATGCCGTGCAGGAAAAGGCCAAGGCGCAGGCCTGCCTCGAAGAAACGCATCGGCTATTGCAGGATGAGCAGGATCGTTCGGAACGCCTACTGCTCAACATCCTGCCCGGCCCCATCGCGGAACGACTGAAGCACGACAGCCAGGCCATCGCTGACGGTTTTGCCGATGTCACGGTGATGTTTGTCGATATCGTCAATTTCACCCGCATCGCCGAGGGCATGACCCCGCAGCAGGTGTTCGCCATGCTCAACCGGATTTTCTCGTCTTTCGACGAACTGGCCGAGCAATACGGCATGGAGAAAATCAAGACCATCGGCGATGCCTATATGGTGGCTGGCGGCCTGAACAACGAACAAAACAACTACACGCAATCCATCGCCGAACTGGCCATTGCCATGCGCGACCTGCTGCATCGCGACTTCACGGTCAACGACATGCACCTCGATGTGCGGATCGGCATCGGCACCGGTCCGGTCGTCGCCGGCGTCGTCGGCAAGAAAAAATTCATCTATGACCTGTGGGGCGACACCGTCAATCTGGCCAGCCGCATCACCAGCGAAGGCACGCCGGGGATGATCCAGCTCGACGCCACCACCTACCATCGCCTGGCCGGGCACTTTATCTTCGACGCCCCCCTGACGCTGCACCTCAAGGGCAAAGGCAATACCGCGGTCTATCGCCTGATCGGCCCGCAGGACGAATCTAAGCGCCTGGCGAGAGCTTGA
- a CDS encoding type II secretion system protein, protein MSLSSHNRGFSLVELAIVLVIVALLSGGLMMAVSAQMETIASSETQRRLNDARDALLGYVAANGRLPCPAIGGATGVESPLGGGSCNDNWDGFLPAVTLGISPTNETGYALDGWSNPIRYAITKAVSSQVSTANQIRAAWNAGGPLAADLQICSTAVGITGSGAGAGCAAGSALANNAVAVIYSRGRNGAAAPASTDEQANGNADRLFVSHTPTPAGANEFDDLVIWLSPNILYNRLIAAGRLP, encoded by the coding sequence ATGTCCCTGAGCAGTCATAACCGAGGCTTCTCCCTTGTCGAGCTGGCTATCGTGCTGGTTATCGTAGCCCTGCTTTCGGGAGGACTGATGATGGCAGTGAGTGCGCAGATGGAGACAATCGCAAGCTCGGAAACCCAGCGTCGGCTCAACGATGCGCGCGATGCCTTGCTGGGCTACGTGGCGGCCAACGGGCGCCTGCCCTGTCCTGCCATTGGCGGAGCAACAGGGGTGGAATCACCGCTCGGCGGAGGCTCCTGTAACGATAACTGGGATGGCTTTCTCCCTGCGGTAACCCTTGGCATCAGTCCGACCAACGAAACAGGTTACGCCCTCGACGGATGGAGCAACCCAATACGCTACGCCATCACCAAAGCCGTTTCATCACAGGTTTCGACCGCCAACCAGATCAGGGCAGCCTGGAATGCAGGAGGGCCTCTTGCTGCAGACCTGCAAATCTGCAGCACTGCAGTCGGGATTACCGGCAGTGGCGCCGGCGCAGGCTGTGCGGCCGGTAGCGCATTGGCGAACAACGCTGTCGCCGTCATCTATTCCCGCGGCAGAAATGGTGCCGCCGCCCCGGCAAGCACCGATGAGCAGGCCAACGGCAATGCAGACCGGCTATTCGTTTCCCACACCCCGACCCCGGCGGGCGCCAACGAATTCGACGATCTCGTCATCTGGCTCTCGCCAAACATCCTCTATAACCGCCTGATCGCGGCCGGCCGCCTTCCTTAG
- a CDS encoding type II secretion system protein has translation MKNSQKGFTLVEIAIVLVIIGLLMGGVLKGQELINSAKVKNLANDFKNASLAIYGYQDRFRAVPGDDLRAQTNLPGGLASDAGNGNGRIDGEWNSQTATDESAKYWRAVRLTNFLAGPTDMAQAEYYPINVEGGRIGLTGAITSQIPITGMTGTYVFCSSGILGKFARQLDATIDDNNTETGSLRVRALVTGGTVAAPAAAIAATTANFDTTGYTVCMTF, from the coding sequence ATGAAAAACAGCCAAAAAGGCTTCACCCTGGTCGAAATCGCCATCGTTCTGGTCATTATTGGCCTGTTGATGGGCGGCGTACTGAAGGGGCAGGAGCTGATCAACAGCGCGAAGGTCAAAAATCTAGCGAATGATTTCAAGAATGCCTCACTGGCAATCTATGGTTATCAGGATCGTTTCCGTGCGGTACCGGGAGATGATCTTCGCGCCCAGACCAATCTCCCCGGTGGCCTTGCATCGGATGCCGGAAACGGAAACGGCCGTATCGACGGTGAATGGAATTCCCAAACAGCCACCGATGAATCCGCAAAGTACTGGCGGGCCGTTCGTCTTACCAATTTTCTGGCCGGACCGACCGATATGGCCCAGGCCGAGTACTATCCGATCAATGTTGAAGGCGGGCGCATTGGCCTGACCGGGGCGATCACCTCGCAAATTCCGATTACCGGCATGACGGGAACCTACGTTTTTTGTTCCAGCGGCATTCTGGGAAAATTTGCGCGCCAGCTTGATGCCACCATCGACGATAACAACACAGAGACAGGGTCGCTTCGAGTGCGAGCCTTGGTCACTGGCGGGACGGTTGCAGCCCCGGCAGCAGCCATAGCAGCAACGACAGCCAATTTCGACACGACAGGCTATACCGTTTGCATGACTTTCTAA
- a CDS encoding histidine kinase: MNAGASDKLTVRLANWPHLLLAAHLLMLHALAFGGWQIPAVKLLWLVALGLFLIWQPFVAGEQRISLRQSAVLLGAVLASTLLLGPWLMLIWCGALAASIGGRGLWAENRRERFGYLLAFGYLIGLTVLGVVPELSPATLIDPDLRGWVARLMPVALPVLLLFPAREPRRRSGEAFDLFYGMLVFLVLAVFVLGALANMLVSGGSYIESLFKTSMAVAGALLLVAWAWNPRAGFSGIGSAISRYLLSLGMPLEQWLIQLSEESERHTEPTRFLGAVMSRLGALPWVLGASWTAGEIEGQMGEQATHRHTCQVNDVALSLHFRQAPSPAMRWHVEWLLRLVIEFYLVKRQSEQLQRLGYVQAIHETGARVTHDVKNLLQSLQALCYAATQPGDPAEVAGLLGRQLPQITDRLKATLDKLQSPRMEVVGSVAADIWWARLKDRYAHVPVEWSQRGGAGCMVPLGLFDSVAENLLQNAMAKRQREPGLNIGVAFVDGSLSVSDDGSAIESPRAKALLNEPVSSEDGLGIGLYHAARQAEGMGYRLSLAENRPGRVAFKLSPGA, encoded by the coding sequence ATGAACGCCGGCGCTTCCGACAAATTGACAGTTCGGCTGGCGAATTGGCCGCACTTGCTGCTGGCCGCTCATTTGTTGATGCTGCACGCCCTGGCTTTTGGCGGCTGGCAGATCCCTGCAGTCAAACTGCTTTGGCTGGTGGCCTTGGGGCTTTTCCTGATCTGGCAGCCGTTTGTTGCCGGCGAGCAGCGGATCAGCCTGCGCCAGAGCGCCGTGCTGCTGGGGGCGGTGCTTGCTTCAACCCTGTTGCTGGGGCCGTGGCTGATGTTGATCTGGTGCGGCGCGCTGGCGGCTTCCATTGGCGGGCGGGGGTTGTGGGCCGAGAACCGGCGCGAGCGTTTCGGCTATCTGCTGGCCTTCGGTTATCTGATCGGGCTGACTGTGCTGGGGGTGGTGCCGGAGCTTTCGCCGGCGACCCTGATCGATCCTGACTTGCGCGGCTGGGTGGCTCGCCTGATGCCGGTGGCCCTGCCGGTGTTGTTGCTTTTTCCGGCCCGGGAGCCGCGGCGCCGCTCGGGAGAGGCTTTCGACCTGTTTTACGGGATGCTGGTCTTTCTCGTGCTGGCTGTTTTCGTGCTCGGTGCGCTGGCCAATATGCTGGTCAGCGGCGGCTCTTACATCGAGTCATTGTTCAAGACATCGATGGCCGTGGCTGGGGCGCTGCTGCTGGTGGCCTGGGCGTGGAATCCGCGGGCCGGTTTTTCGGGAATCGGCTCGGCGATTTCGCGTTACCTGCTGTCGCTGGGCATGCCGCTGGAACAATGGCTGATTCAGCTTTCCGAAGAAAGCGAGAGACACACCGAGCCGACGCGTTTTCTCGGTGCGGTCATGTCCCGCCTGGGGGCGTTGCCCTGGGTGCTCGGTGCCTCCTGGACGGCCGGTGAAATCGAGGGGCAGATGGGCGAGCAGGCGACGCATCGTCACACCTGCCAGGTCAATGATGTTGCCTTGTCGCTGCATTTTCGCCAGGCACCGTCGCCGGCCATGCGCTGGCATGTCGAGTGGTTATTGCGCCTGGTGATCGAGTTTTATCTGGTCAAGCGGCAAAGCGAGCAGTTGCAGCGCCTGGGCTATGTCCAGGCGATTCACGAAACCGGGGCGCGCGTTACCCACGACGTGAAGAATCTGTTGCAGTCCTTGCAGGCGCTTTGTTATGCCGCGACCCAGCCGGGCGATCCGGCCGAGGTGGCGGGTTTGCTTGGCCGGCAGTTGCCGCAGATCACCGATCGCCTGAAGGCGACCCTCGACAAATTGCAGTCGCCGCGGATGGAGGTGGTCGGCAGTGTAGCGGCGGATATCTGGTGGGCCAGACTGAAGGATCGCTATGCCCATGTGCCGGTCGAATGGTCTCAGCGCGGCGGTGCCGGCTGCATGGTGCCGCTGGGCTTGTTCGACAGTGTGGCGGAAAACCTGCTGCAGAATGCAATGGCCAAGCGCCAGCGCGAACCCGGCTTGAACATTGGCGTGGCCTTTGTCGATGGCAGCTTGAGCGTCAGCGATGATGGCTCGGCCATTGAGTCGCCGAGAGCCAAGGCCCTGCTCAACGAGCCTGTCAGTTCAGAGGATGGCCTTGGCATCGGGCTCTATCACGCCGCGCGTCAGGCCGAGGGGATGGGTTATCGCCTGTCTTTGGCCGAAAACAGGCCGGGGCGGGTGGCTTTCAAGCTCTCGCCAGGCGCTTAG